In Cicer arietinum cultivar CDC Frontier isolate Library 1 unplaced genomic scaffold, Cicar.CDCFrontier_v2.0 Ca_scaffold_75_v2.0, whole genome shotgun sequence, a genomic segment contains:
- the LOC140919133 gene encoding uncharacterized protein, with amino-acid sequence MFVSYIGAVVRQNVPITIDNWRDKALKDAKDIIWNDIQTTFVLDEERKSYVLRVAGKIHRGFRSHLSNFYLKDREGNTNAEPPKIYQHYISKDEWSAFVSKRSDPAFVNISTANRERASNPKHPYKKSRMGYARLEQKIRKDTQADQPLGRHILWKEARVNKDGVVDNENVKKVVELCVSILSL; translated from the exons atgtttgtaagctacattggggctgttgttcgtcaaaatgtcccaataacaatagacaactggagagataaggcgttgaaggatgccaaagatatcatctggaatgacattcaa accacttttgttcttgatgaggaacgaaagtcatatgttttgagagttgctgggaaaatccatcgtggatttagatcccatctctcaaatttctatctaaaagatagagaaggaaacacaaatgctgaacctccaaagatatatcaacattatatatcaaaggatgaatggagtgcatttgtttccaaacgttctgacccggcgtttgtc aatattagtacggcaaatcgcgaacgggcaagcaacccaaaacacccatacaagaaatcacgtatgggatatgcacgccttgaacaaaaaatt agaaaagacacccaagccgatcaacccttgggtcgtcatatcttatggaaggaagcgcgtgttaacaaagacggagtggttgataatgaaaatgtcaaaaaagttgtagaactttgtgtaagtatattatcactttaa